The Ziziphus jujuba cultivar Dongzao chromosome 3, ASM3175591v1 region aataaaaatgtcctTCTAAGTTAAAAAGTAAtgatttattgaaaatatattcacAATATTAAATTGAAATCTATTAACATGtctgtttcatttttaattaatgaattaatattaatatactaGTTAAGCATTGTCATGTTACCAGGTGtttaatataaattgaaaattaagttcTCAACACgtgaaaactaataaataaaaatataatttgattcaTCATTTGACtgctaataaaattaaaatgcaagGAAGATGAAACATGAAATGGTTatactaaaaattttattttatttttttcaaatgagaTCAAATTATATCAATCACCACATGCAAAAATTGAGACATAAAAATATACACTTTTTTCTTAATCTTTTGTGGATCAAACAGACTAgtcttttgaaaatataaaaaaatatatatatatttttattttttaaatttcttcctCAAATTAAACTAACTGGCGCCAAAATTTAaaagcctctctctctctctctctctctctctctctgtgtgatCGTCAAACACACAAAAATGTACTGGAACGATTCACAGGAGCTTCCACACTACGaaccagaagaagaagaagacgaagacgaATACGAAGCCAATGGAGAAGAAGAACAACAATGGAGATGTTCAGTGGGCCATAGGTCCAGTCTCATTCTCCGAACCCAACAAGGAGGTGCCATCTGTCTCCTCTGCTTCTCCAACCTCGTCTCCAACCCTCTCTCTCCGACTCTCCACGTCTCCTACGCGCTCTCTCAGCTCTCCTCCGCACTCTCTCAGCCTCCGTTTCTCCGAACCCTCATCTCCTTCCACCCTCTCCTACTTGTCTCTCCTCTCGTCCATGCCCTCTCCTCCTTCGACGACCACGCCATCGCTCGCCAAGTTCTCGATCTCGTCTCCTTGCTTTGCGATTCGTCTTCTGATGGTGATGGTAGTGATTGCTCTATCCTCGCTGAGTTCGTCTCTAGGGTTTCCGATCGGTTATCTTCCGGTGCTTTGGCTTGGAGTCGGCGTCAGGTTTATACGGTAATTTTTTCATTGGATTTTTCTGTTTTCATGtggtttttagaattttattgttatttgagGAGTTGATgcgtgattttttcttttttcggctTGATGTTTTCGTTTGGTTGCTcagaaaatgaaggaaaaagggaataaaaaaaaaaaatgattctcTTTCGTTAGACAAATATCTGGTGGCTTTTCTACTTGTGTTTTAGAATTTGTTGTTATTTGAAGAATTGATGTGTTTTTTCTGTGTGATGtttttgtttggttgctgagaaaatgaagggtagaagaaaaataaatgtttcTCTTTCGTTAAACAAATATGTGGTGCCTTTTTCTACTTTCGTTCCTAGAATTTGTTGTTATTTGAAGAATTGATGTTTTTGTCCGATTGCtgagaaaatgaaggaaaaacgAAAAATAAATGTTTCTCGTTCGTTAGACAAATATCAGGTGCCTTTTCTACTTGCGTTTCTAGATTTCGATTGGATATTCTGTTTTCATGCgtatttttttgtgattttataatttgttattttcaatgGATGGATGTGTTTTGCGGCTTGATGTTTTGTTTATACGGTAATTTTTCGCCGAGAAAATGAAGGAACGGAAAACAAATGGTTACGGGCGACAGGTTTATACGGTAATTTTTCGATTGGATTGTTGCACTCGTTTGTGATTTTCGTATTTCTCTGTTTCGAGGAATGGATGTGTTTTGCATGTaatgtttggttgctgagaaaatgaaaaaaagaaaagttaactGTTTCCCGTTATCTGGTACCGCCTCCTCTAGTTGGTGTTTTTACGATTCGATGGTattgatctttttattttcctctccCTACTTTGCTTGTACTGTACTCGGACTCACCGGGTTTAATTCCAGTGCCTAATTCTTCTTTCCAATATGTGTAATTATGCAGATTATCGTTTTGTAGTCGTCCtgtttgttcaattttttgtcTGCAGAAGACGCGATGATCATCCAGTTGATGtaaatatgcaaatatatatcaATCCAATCATTGacttcttttataaaaaaaggaaaattatggtCACTTTCTCATGAAGGTAATATTACATGGATATTCATTTtggcatttttttcttttttgatactGCAGCTTCATTGCTTAGGCGTTCTCTTAAAATCCCAGAAGAACAATCCTTATACTTACATCAAAGACAAATATGGGCTTGTTTCTAATCTTGTTGCGGGTCTTCAATTGCCAAGGTAACCAGTAAAGAGAACTAAGATGTccaaatttttgggttttttttttttttttttttttccctgtgtgcgtttttatttaattgtatccTATTAAAGTTTTCTCCTTTGAATGCAGTGAGGAGATTCGAGGGGAGATCATGTTTGTTCTATACAAAGTGTCTGTTCTCCAGAATGCATCAGTGGATAGTGAAGGAATTGatcttttgttttccttttgccCTAAGCTTTTGCGCTTGTCACTGGAAGCCCTTATAAAGACCCAAAGCGATGATGTCCGGTTGAATTGTGTAGGTTTGTTATTAATTGCTTCtgggttttctttttcaaatttttttttttttttctctttcaatttttcaatctgTTTTTTGGTTACGCATAATGGGCATAAGTCGAGTGCGGtcaaacattttaaattaatttacaagTACATAATTTATACATTACAATTGTAGAAAAGAAGCGTAACATTTTACTCGTGCTTCTTTAACTATTTTGCTCTTGGTCTTCAGTTTCTCCTAATCAACTAGCTTTGTTGATCTAGATGCACttcaaattttatcaatttattcatttaaattattagtCAGTCTAAGTGTCACCATATCTGAACTCTGAACTAAAGTAACGATATTTCATTTATAATTGTGTAGCGCTTTTAACAGTGCTGGCTCAACGAGGGTTTTTTGGAAATTCATATTCAACCGATTCAAGTAGCATGGATTCCTGTGAAGATGAAACTAATAGAACGCCTTTGAATAACTTATTTGCTGAGGCCATAAAAGGCCCGTTGCTTTCAACAGACAGCCAAGTCCAAATCAGCACGGTAGATTTGCTGTTTCATTACATGTCTTGTGAATGTGCTTCAGGCAAAGAGATCCAAATCTTGGTGGAAGAAAACATTGCAGATTATGTATTTGAAATCCTAAGATTGTCAGGTGAGCAAAAATTTTGTCCGTATTATCAAATGATAGTAGGTAGCTGCTCTCTGTTTCATTTAGTCATGAGATGTTAGTTTAGAGcagctaattattttttatcagttCCATCTATCAGCAAACAAGAAATACTGCGTTTTAAGGCCTTATGTTGAGAATACAGATGGCTTAGTTTTTGACAATATTGATGTGTTCCGGACTGTATTGcctcacattttatttctttaactgAGTGCTTAAAATACTCAATTGTGACTGTATTTATTTGCTCAAAGTTTGATGAGTTAATGCTACTGAACCTCCATTTCTTATCTTCCTCTAGATATATCTCTGATAATGTTATAAAATAAAGTTCCTTCTTATGCGAAATCTAGCTATGGACTGACAAATTATTGATGAATAGAATGTAAGGATCCAGTGGTCAACCCTTGCCTTCAGGCTCTTGATCTTTTATCAACTGCTAAGCAAGCATTCAAACAGAGGCTTGTTGTTGGATTTGCAACTTTGATTCCAGTACTGCAATATGTAGCTGGAATTCCTTTTCATCCTGGTCAAAGTCAGACACTGAAGCTCATATGGAACTGTGTTTCTGATTGCCCTGGAATGGCATCTGCTTCTCATGTAAAGGAGCTGGTTCTTATTTTGACAAAGATGCTTCAAAAGCATACTGATGGAGAGATGGGAATGATTCCAGAGACGTTTATAATGGCTTGTTCAGTCTTTGTGGCTCTTACAAAATCTCCCTCTTCTCATGGAACTTTGGGTCTAACAACATCAATTAAGGAAGCATCCCAAAATGCAGTTTTATCTTGTCTAAGTGCCTCCCAAAAAAATCCCAGCTTACTTTTGCATTCACTCTACCTGCTTAAAGAAGCATATGTCTATGGCTGTGAAGAGAATTCCACCAACTCCAGTACTAAAGAACTACAAAATTGCATTGTGGATGTATGCACGACACATCTATTACCTTGGCTTGCAACCAATTTTAATGAAATGGAAGAGGAAATTATCCTGGGTGTACTGGAAACTTTTCATTCAATATTGCTTCAGGATTCTGATATACAAGCCATATTATTTGCAGAGACCCTGGTTGCATCCTCTTGGTTCAGTTTGTCCTTTGGATGTCTAGGTTTATTTCCTACTGAAAAGATGAAATGTAGAGTATATTTGATGCTTAGTTCACTAGTGGACCTTATTCTTGGAAATGATTCTGGGCAACCCATTAGAGATAACGTTTTACATCTACCATCTGATCCCATTGATTTGCTCTTTCTTCTTGGGCAAAAGAGCTCCCATAATTTGGAATTTTCATCTTGTCAATCTGCTGTTTTGACAATTTTGTATACTGCTTCTTTATATGATGAAAGGTAAATTGAGAACCTCATTCCTCATCTTCTGCTGTTTCTTAGAGTACATTTAACAATCtctatctttctctttctcatctttaatttctttcacAGACTTGCAGATGATAAGGTGGTGTTATCTTCTTTGGAACAATATATTCTTGCCAATAGTAGTGACTTTCAACATCGGTCCACTTGTTCATCTACGGTGATGAGACTTGTCTATCTTTATGGCCTTTATAGGGGCCTTGCCAAGGTAACCTACCAAATCCTCTACAGTCCAGAAGCAGAGAGGATCCTATTCCAGCTACTGAATGAAACAGAATGGGATTTACCTTCTGCTAGAATTCATCCGATATCATTAAAATGGTTGTTCCAACAGGAGAAGATTTGCAAGCCATTGTCTGATCAGATTCTGAAATTCTGCAGAAGTAATATTTCAAATTGTTCTACCATCAAGGACCATGGAAAGAATTGCACTGTAAATGTACAAGCATTAGCACAGTTAGTAGCAGCAGGAGATAATTATGGGGCAACACTTTTAGTATGCTTATTGACACAGATGGTCAAGGAAGAAGTTCGAGAGCATGAGataatttctttaattaatcTCATGACTACTATTATTGACATTTTCCCAGCTGCCTCAGATCAATTAAGCTTGCATAACATAGCGAATGCAATTCATACTTTTTATTATGAATCAAGCCATGAAAAGTCGTCACAAATATCCATGGCCATGCTAGTTTTGATTTATGACATATTATGTTCAGTGCATCCTGAAACTCTTTCTGATGATGAGACCTGGCTGGCAGTGACAATAAAGGtgactaattattttgtttaatccAGTTGCTTCATGTCTTAGTAAATATTTCATTCAATTTCACTTCTTTTGTAGTTGATGGACTATGTCAACACCGAGGCTGTGGACAAGTGGAGTAGTGATCATCTCTTTGTGTTAGGAATTCTTTCATTAATTTTGCACCACTCCTGTGACAAAGCATTTACAGAAACTTCAAAAACCATTCTTTTCAATTCTTCTCTGGGATCGACAATCAACAGAACCATTGATGCAGTATGTTTGAAGGGGCCTGCTTTGGTTGACCATGATGAAGGTTCAAGCACTGGACCATTAGTATTTGTGCTGCTGTTAAATTACTTCGCTTTAAAAAGGTTggtgcctctttttttttttttttttttttttttttttttttttttttcccccccttcctTTCTAAATGCATTCATATAGTTTGTCTTTATGCTAACCCTTTTTTTCTCCTCTAGTTTGCATGCTGTTCTACCAGGGATAGTGGATTGGCAAACATTCTTTGATCCTCTAGATAAGATGCAGCCACTTTCCTTGATTTGCATTCACTGCCATGCATTATGTAGACTGATGTATTTTGGGTCTCCACCGATCAAGCTTGTTTCTTCATACTGCTTGTTGGAATTGTTTGCAAGAATATCAGAACAGAGAATAAGAAAACGTGAGGAGTTGAAATGTACCATTGAGTACCTAAAGTCTGTGATGGCGGTATTAGAAGGCCTAGTTATTTACAACGACCTTAGGGTATCTGTGAACTGCGGCCTCTGCCTATCAATGATTCTGGGGTGGGAAATAATGGACATGGAAGAGGCCAGTGTCATTGGAAAAAATAGCTGGGGTAGAGTCATCATTGAGGAGCTAGTAATGTCCATGGCAGTTCCATGTATAGCATCAAAATCTTTCATTAGTCATTACAAGCCTGCAATTTATGTAGCTGTTGCTTTGCTAAAACTGCGGAAACATCCTCAGTGGTTGAAATCTGTATTTGATGACTCCTGCATATCTGGCATAATCGAAAACCTCACAGCCAGTAATGTGAGCACAGAGATTGTATTATTATTCCAAGAACTGCTGAACTCTGAGTTTTTGAAGACAGAACAGCTTGCAACTCTTAATCGGGTGCTCAAGGTGACATTTTTTGCTCTATGCATGCTATTATTTTTCCTCGTTTTTCTTTGGCTGTCAATGGGCGCcataatagaataataataaaatctttttgtCCCTTTTATATACTGCGAGTCTGTAAGGTTTACGTTTAACAATTTACTCTAGTCTAGCTGGTTTTAATGATCAATTTTTGCCAATTCGTATCAATGGAATATACAATCCCTGGATTTTGGGGATTTTACATTCACTAACTACTAAAATTtgcataaaaatgaaatataatactGTTATTTTGGATTTGCAGGCATGCAGAAAACATATGTATATTGATAACAATGAAGGTGATTGTGCAAAAGAGCATATAAAAAAGGCGGTCACCGTCTCAGATGATCTAGAAGAAGTTTTTGCATATCTTATTTACTTGATGTCATCTGCGTCATTTCAAAATGGGGATTCTCAGGGTTCACATTTTGGGAATAAGAGTCTGTTAGAAGAAATAGAGATGTTTTTAAGAACTTCGACAGTGGAGGATGACAGCTAGGATATCATATCATTGGAAGaaaaaatttagtaattttttttttccatggtaAAGGAAGAGAATTGAATAAATGCTGGCGTAGTGCCCTCGTGAGGCAAAAATAGTAATGCAAGGTGCTCAACTTTAGGTCATGAAAAATCATAGTTTAGGCTTTGGAATCTGATTTCTCTTTCCCTTGATAAGCTTTTATGGGCTGCTTCTACTTGTATACATCATAACCTCACAATCTCTCTTCATCTTTCACATAatacatctttaaaaaattagaaagtatcTAGAAATCTCCCATTAGACAGAGTCTCTAAATACGTATTCATATCTTCATTACATACCAATTCTATAAAATTACTAACTGCTTCAACTACAGGATATACTCTATCCaacattcacccaaaaaaaaaaaaaaaaagatatactcTATCCAACATGTTTTAAAGGAAAAAGGACCCTAATTTATGCCATTTGTAAATTAAATTGTCAACGAAATTACCCATTAAAAGTTTCTCAAATTGCTATTGTCCCTATAGCTTCAATAGGTATATATATTTGACTTGTACAAACATCTATCTGTCTAGTCCGCAggacaaaatcaaattttaggGAAAGGcagcacatttttttttttcccttgaatGTGGTGTTGCTGACCAATAAATTAATAGTGCCAAATCAATCTTAAGCACATTAAAAGTGGTACCTAAAAACTGCTCGATCAACAGAGAGTCTAGTCTGTCAGTCTGTACAAAAAGTTACAGGTTTAGTACAAAAAAGACTAGGGAATTCAATTAACTGTCTTTGATAAGCTAGCTTTAGCTCTGACTTGATTGTTCTCCCATAGACTGACATTGTTTTCCTCTCTGTTTGAACACCAAATTAATTAGGCTATGGTATGTCCATGTCTCTTTTCCTCTAACTTCAGGTTCAAGCGAGGAATATGCCATTTCACAGTTTCTAAGAAAATGTCCCTTTCCAAATGCAGTAAGAACTAGAGGATCAGTGTTCATTTCCACAGCTTTGTAAAGGAAGCCCATCCTTCTCCATATTTCTAAAGTTTCAGCCCCATCGAAACCCATATTTTTTGCATCGAATAGAATTCCAACAGTGACAAGATCAGGCATCAAATTATGAGTTAACAATTTGGAGAAAGAAATTCTCAAGCGCGTGAAATCTTTCATCTTCAAATAAGTTAACATGATAATGTTTGCAATTGTTATATTCCATGAAACTTCAGCTTCTTCCATCTCCCGAATAATGGAATCCATTCCTTTTCGACTGAGAAGACAAGCATGAGACAGAAGACGCAAACACCAAGCGAGATATGTCCCGCCATGTCTCGAAGAAAGATCAACCCCCAAGATGTCTAGTCTAGAAAACATATAATTCGCAATATAAACCTCAGCCAAGTTCCTTATCAAATTGTCCGGTAAGCGGGTCTTTGAGTCCAAAATTCTCATATAAACCTTTTCCATCTTCTCCAAGATTCCAAATCTAGCATAAGCCTCGAGCATTGCAACCAATGTGGAAGATTGCAAACGCATTCTTTTCGAAAGCATGGTTTGATAAACTCTTTCCATTCTTTTGAGCAATCCAGCTCGAGAAAACTCTCGGATAAGCATATTATAAGTAATATGGTCAGGAGGACAACCATTCAACTCCATCTTCTTCACATACATTCCCATCTCATCATACATTTTGTGTTTTCCATAAGCTTCAATCAGACCTTCATAGGTATCAGTTTCCGGTGCCACATTCATTTCTTTCATCTCATTAAGAAAACGTAAAGCTTCATCGAAGTTCCCTTTTCTAGCATAACCATGAATAATTGAATTGTAAGACTCCAAAGAAGGACAAAGTTCATATTTCTTCATCTCTAGAAATAACTTTACTGCTTCTTCCACCAAATTCTCTTCACCAAGCAGTTTAATTATCTTATTGTAGTTCAACTCATTAATCCTCGATTCCTCAATCTGCTTCCACATATCAAACACCTGTTTACaggttcaaatttttttttcaaatttcatctATAAAGTTAGTAATCCCAGCAAGATTTTTCCATGATGCTGTGGTTGTATTATAAGAAACTGCACGttagaagatatatatatatatatatatataaaacaatatatagaaAAGACCCAAGTCTTAAATCCTTCATAAAAACTCccagaaaacaaaattttcagtaACCCACCAAAACCCAGAACCCAAATTgtaaattttagtaatattaGAATCTCAAAGAGCAAACATcagagagaaaaagagggacaaaaaaacaaattacctGAAGAATCTCATTGAATCTTGAAGCATGTTTGAGGAATCCAATAACAGCCCAGAAATGTTCCCTGCTCCAATCACCATCTTCACTAAGCACTTGCAAAGGGCAAGAATCTTTCTTGCTGAGCTTTTTGAGCAAGGCTTTAAGGCTTCGGTGCTGATGGAAAGTCTCAACAAGAAGGGTCGTGTGCGTTGCGGAGCTATGCTGTGGAACAGAGAAGATAGAAAGGGAGAATTGTTTAGGATTGGAATAGGAGGGTTTAGGGCTTTGGAGAATAGGGTTTTGGGGACAGAGAAAGGCTTTGTTAGAGGGATTGAATCTCCATGGAAGTCCTACTTTGACATGGCAATGGTTCAATCCAAGTACACTATCCATGTGCTTCCTTTCATTCTCCGTCTGTTCCACtgcttattttttttgggtctgtgAGTCTGGATTTCGGATTAtccatttcttttattattattttatttctacttttttttttttcccaatttttttataaattttttttatttattttttgtccctAAGGTAAGGATCcggttaaaattattttgtttatacatatttttggttcatttattatatatattttttttcacttgatTGGTACCAAGTTTATATTCtcatgtggattttttttttcttttttggtttttcgttGGGAAATGAATATAACAAAATGCTGATCAATAAGAGTTTCAAACAGTTCACTTATGGTTGGAGGACCTAATTAAGCCCCACAAAGAGTTAATTTTGGTAATGGAAATTATAGCATCAAGTTTTTTatattcagaaaataattaaaaaaaatgagttgGAGTATGATCATGAGAAAATGGTAGAGAGTGGAAGGTATATGATCTTATTTTGGAAGAGCGGAAATGAATTTGCAAGTTGAATTTTGATGATTgctttatcattattgttaagTGCTATGAACAAGAATCCATGAGAGTAGGTTGCTTTATTGTGGCCACATTTTCCTTGAttaaatgtttataaatatatatttatatattgattttaaaaaacctACATTAGGAATATGTCAGGATCGTTGTACGATAAATTTATTGTAGAACTCAGTGGGAAAAAATCAGAAGAAAAAATTGGATGGAAAAAAAACgtggttaaatttttttcacGTATCAAATCAACATCTTGTCAATTATAGGAAATATTAAGTCACCTAAATGGTGCACAAATTTTTTGTATCCAGACTCAAATTTCAATTATCATTTTGACCTTTACTATTTTTTGTCTAATAACTTTAATTGGTATTacgaaaagataataataataataataataataataaaaaaaattttagtcaGTGTCAATTGTGACAGACAAATCAATTTGAAGGAAAAGATGAAATTGAGCAATTTCTATAATATTcatatgtttattaattattgaagaattcaatttcataaaaactTTCGTACATTGATCTTAAATTTGAATTCCTCACCTTcaagataacaataataataaaaataaaaaaaaactttgagaaagaaataacaTTTATATTTAAAGCATTTTTTCTTTGGGACAAATATATGGCAACCGGTTGAGTGAAGAAAAATGGTTGGTATGAGGATCAATCGGATGAAAAAGCTTAATTAGTATATTTGGGTGACCCACAACCCGTCAGTTCATGGTTGGACTTGGAATTAGgtgtaattattaattatttgatgcGGTTCacatatattttagtttaactGAAATACTAATTAtgggatttaataaattaatagataaatcAAGTGTTAGATTTTTGTTGGTTAATTAAGAAGAGTTAGAAATTTAATTGAAATCAACTGCTTTAAGGGAAACattatatataagttaatataAATTGTTCCTCTCAAAGTCTTATTATACATGTGTCTTTTCCATTAACAAGAGTGCATAAAGAGAATGGAATGTGAGAGAAACACAGTTTATACCTTGATTGGTTTTTAGTTGATTCAaggatatacatacatatacatatatatagttgggCCGTAGATGCCAGCAGTACAAATCAAAATTGAAGGGTAGGAAATTTCATCACATGTTAGGTTCGTATATAATCCATGTGATCGGTCCTCAGACTAacctctctgtatatatatatatatatatatatatatatatatatagtggatTCAGGTATGTATTTAAATGTGATAATCATAAGTTTAAAGATCTAGCTATTtagatttgttattatttatgtatattcaGAATAATTTACATTAGGATACTGCTCTTGAGGGTTAAAATGGCTGTGTTTCGTTGAAGGGAGCGGTAAGCTTAAAAAAGAGCCTTTAGAATACTAACTAAACAAAATGCTGTAAATAAAATTCTTAATCTaggaataattattattattttttaagaaagacAAGGGTAGTATTTTCATGTACCAGCGAATTTATCAAATCACCATTAAATTAGGTTAATCAAATGGTGAATTGAGGTT contains the following coding sequences:
- the LOC107421932 gene encoding pentatricopeptide repeat-containing protein At4g14190, chloroplastic gives rise to the protein MDSVLGLNHCHVKVGLPWRFNPSNKAFLCPQNPILQSPKPSYSNPKQFSLSIFSVPQHSSATHTTLLVETFHQHRSLKALLKKLSKKDSCPLQVLSEDGDWSREHFWAVIGFLKHASRFNEILQVFDMWKQIEESRINELNYNKIIKLLGEENLVEEAVKLFLEMKKYELCPSLESYNSIIHGYARKGNFDEALRFLNEMKEMNVAPETDTYEGLIEAYGKHKMYDEMGMYVKKMELNGCPPDHITYNMLIREFSRAGLLKRMERVYQTMLSKRMRLQSSTLVAMLEAYARFGILEKMEKVYMRILDSKTRLPDNLIRNLAEVYIANYMFSRLDILGVDLSSRHGGTYLAWCLRLLSHACLLSRKGMDSIIREMEEAEVSWNITIANIIMLTYLKMKDFTRLRISFSKLLTHNLMPDLVTVGILFDAKNMGFDGAETLEIWRRMGFLYKAVEMNTDPLVLTAFGKGHFLRNCEMAYSSLEPEVRGKETWTYHSLINLVFKQRGKQCQSMGEQSSQS